A genome region from Babesia bigemina genome assembly Bbig001, chromosome : I includes the following:
- a CDS encoding HECT domain containing protein, putative: MYFDGSIAPKRVVSLSGASAFGRTNTLGRSQPGFLRLQQEQDRACRTIVPFLRHVVDVKRAVLRWRELLPQLLARSTEYVDKISLPPANYWNDRQSKLCDNGQFVWGDGANFGGGAGISLELHGESGGVPQPGCATADSVTYHPVCQLMRAVAALARVDWRNDYSHYVRLCLAHFRRWYFSDQHDDATRAMISDRAQLAQLVRLFLNFFRILFRSKKRNLANSGAHASPANSAAYGTAYTSFGTGQGAIATQRGPPYAQGFGLASLGRSGTTGYAYGTLGKPSGLFSHGSFRSGVDSRTWTYKAEEDDFDLNLTLNNSIDDMEVVTARLSFDEAEIVHFVSALFRLVSRSQAQELNDEFGIATEWYPAMVGRALANLEYDSHALLALLEIATPLRDLCTTKESALRMFVNVWVVPNLVKTNYDVKLLRCAFNATFNSAFLQGLCFIGCQVKDDQPYGATSNTRNTVPVGTGSPDRVTTIVRNLTRMAGTKSRKAVSLHHDKCKAFEQNLRMQVESFLGASDLMMLIRKVKLDSGTHDSSLMERIEKSVNSQYARDSGVPENVEPFPYVRLGSPHSAGPSLLAHTDSSQNPTFTNGFAGHSIFTNLCNLLKLLSDRKHGYHDKDTIASILSVTLFCAQLLPVPELEAAGLWKFDSTEVFAHLLHTYRKDTYIVMAITLLLVPVVKWDYFVTDPDAVAIANAARAADSIANPPVDDFDHDSYRSVWERATKLLFTWEIMKTMLTQFKRHHANCCGGSFNQFGMIATPELSNDGALCCLWRAFATVLEHCMLVMNDTELVGDDDEPGLFDADDVAFLVAALNHTSWYHTPYSHVTEEMGNYGRCLNFPENSVCSCGIEVKVNALFHHTKGHGSFTAEYWGKLAYNFNLRFLRQSDGSHSPSVITEVDRLVLNKVRTKQFKAPILKFVHCIPQTVTFETRLQLFMAYVAYDKSMNRANVNISESVMYIIRRSHIVEDGLSTLGTMGSTLLKQIFRVIFVDETGVREEGVDGGGLFKEFLTSICSIIFNPAYGIFEESQFDGSMAPSPNSAMFHEGHLSVFNFVGKVIGKALYEHILIEPVLSRLLLNFILKKRNTLNDLRFVDPELYRNLVRMRKMTSQEIESMGLTFTTTISSLGNSSPVEIMKGGSDMVVTKENLNLFLFMLADFKCNTMIEKQSSAFLQGISSVIPLDWLRMFSYSELVYLMSGSSEAINLADMRANTTYSAGYTETSEVIVWFWEIMDEFDDDQRRMFLWFVTCCKRGPLMGFGQLQPPFCITRDRNTDNLPTASTCINLLKLPEYESKEVLRAKLLDAMTMSKGFGFA, from the exons ATGTATTTCGACGGCTCTATCGCACCGAAACGCGTGGTTAGCCTTTCGGGCGCCTCCGCGTTCGGGCGAACCAACACATTAGGCCGTAGCCAGCCAGGGTTCCTCAGGCTCCAGCAAGAGCAAGATCGCGCGTGTCGAACCATTGTACCATTTCTCCGCCATGTGGTGGATGTAAAGCGCGCGGTGCTGCGCTGGCGCGAGTTGTTGCCGCAACTGTTAGCTCGGTCAACCGAGTATGTAGACAAGATATCGTTACCTCCGGCAAACTATTGGAATGATCGCCAATCAAAACTTTGCGACAATGGGCAATTCGTTTGGGGCGACGGAGCAAATTTTGGCGGAGGTGCCGGGATCTCGTTGGAGTTGCACGGCGAATCCGGAGGTGTGCCGCAGCCAGGCTGCGCAACCGCCGACTCGGTGACCTACCACCCGGTATGCCAGTTGATGCGCGCGGTGGCGGCTTTGGCTCGTGTTGACTGGCGGAACGACTATTCGCACTATGTGCGTCTGTGCCTGGCCCACTTCCGGCGATGGTATTTCAGCGATCAGCATGATGATGCCACTCGGGCCATGATCTCCGACCGAGCCCAGCTCGCTCAGTTGGTGAGGCTGTTCTTGAACTTTTTCAGGATTCTGTTTCGCAGCAAAAAGCGAAATCTGGCTAACTCGGGCGCCCATGCGTCCCCTGCGAATTCCGCCGCCTACGGTACCGCATACACTTCATTCGGCACCGGCCAGGGTGCAATTGCAACGCAACGCGGGCCTCCATATGCGCAAGGTTTCGGCTTAGCTAGTCTAGGAAGGTCAGGAACCACGGGATACGCCTACGGAACATTGGGGAAACCATCTGGGTTGTTCTCCCACGGCTCTTTCCGTTCCGGCGTGGATTCCCGCACGTGGACTTACAAGGCTGAAGAGGACGATTTCGACCTGAATTTGACGCTAAACAACTCTATTGACGATATGGAAGTGGTTACAGCTAGGCTGTCATTCGACGAGGCGGAAATTGTGCACTTCGTATCGGCTTTGTTCAGGTTGGTTTCGCGCAGCCAGGCGCAGGAGCTCAACGATGAGTTTGGAATTGCCACTGAGTGGTACCCTGCAATGGTAGGCCGCGCACTGGCTAACCTGGAGTACGACAGTCATGCGTTGCTTGCGCTGCTCGAGATCGCTACCCCGTTGCGCGATCTCTGCACCACCAAGGAATCCGCATTAAGGATGTTCGTCAATGTTTGGGTTGTACCCAACCTTGTAAAAACGAATTACGATGTCAAATTATTGAGGTGCGCGTTTAACGCTACCTTCAACTCGGCTTTTCTGCAGGGTCTTTGCTTCATTGGATGCCAGGTGAAGGATGATCAGCCCTACGGAGCGACTTCCAACACGCGTAATACAGTACCCGTGGGGACGGGTTCGCCTGACAGGGTGACGACTATCGTGAGGAATTTGACTCGGATGGCTGGAACAAAATCACGCAAGGCGGTGTCCCTGCACCACGACAAGTGCAAGGCATTTGAGCAAAATCTGCGGATGCAAGTGGAGTCGTTTCTGGGCGCGTCTGACCTTATGATGTTGATTCGGAAGGTTAAATTGGATTCGGGTACTCATGACAGCTCCCTAATGGAGCGAATTGAAAAATCTGTCAACTCGCAGTATGCCCGAGATTCCGGCGTACCGGAGAATGTGGAGCCGTTCCCCTACGTCCGTTTGGGATCACCACATTCTGCTGGCCCGTCTCTGCTAGCGCATACAGACTCTTCACAAAACCCAACCTTCACAAATGGCTTTGCCGGTCATAGCATATTCACTAATCTGTGCAACCTGTTGAAGTTACTGAGCGATCGGAAGCATGGGTACCACGATAAGGATACCATCGCGTCTATTCTCTCCGTTACGTTGTTCTGCGCTCAGCTGCTCCCAGTGCCCGAACTAGAAGCGGCCGGTTTGTGGAAATTTGACAGCACGGAAGTGTTCGCCCACTTACTCCACACTTATCGGAAGGATACGTACATCGTCATGGCTATCACGTTGTTGCTGGTGCCAGTCGTGAAGTGGGATTATTTCGTGACCGATCCGGACGCAGTTGCCATCGCTAACGCTGCTAGAGCAGCTGATTCCATTGCAAATCCCCCAGTCGATGACTTTGACCACGACTCGTATCGCTCCGTCTGGGAGCGGGCAACCAAGTTGCTGTTTACGTGGGAAATTATGAAAACCATGCTGACGCAGTTCAAGCGCCACCACGCCAACTGTTGTGGCGGCAGCTTCAACCAGTTCGGTATGATTGCCACCCCGGAGCTGTCCAACGATGGCGCTTTGTGCTGCCTGTGGCGCGCATTCGCGACCGTGCTGGAGCATTGCATGTTGGTGATGAACGACACGGAGTTGGTTGGTGACGACGACGAACCTGGCTTGTTCGACGCGGACGACGTGGCGTTCTTGGTCGCAGCGCTGAACCACACCTCGTGGTACCACACGCCTTACAGCCACGTCACTGAAGAAATGGGGAATTATGGAAGATGCCTAAACTTTCCGGAGAACTCGGTCTGCAGTTGCGGAATAGAGGTTAAGGTGAACGCCTTGTTTCACCATACAAAAGGCCACGGCAGCTTTACGGCCGAATACTGGGGCAAGTTGGCCTACAATTTCAACCTGCGTTTCCTTCGCCAGAGTGACGGCTCGCATAGCCCGTCGGTAATTACCGAGGTGGACCGCCTGGTGCTCAACAAGGTGCGGACAAAGCAGTTCAAGGCTCCAATTTTGAAATTCGTGCACTGCATCCCCCAGACAGTCACGTTCGAGACACGCCTGCAGCTGTTCATGGCCTACGTGGCCTATGACAAGTCCATGAACCGCGCCAACGTCAACATTAGCGAATCGGTGATGTACATAATCCGCCGGTCGCACATCGTGGAGGACGGGCTGTCGACGCTGGGCACAATGGGGAGCACGCTTTTGAAGCAGATTTTTAGGGTTATCTTCGTTGACGAAACAGGGGTTCGAGAGGAGGGCGTCGATGGCGGGGGCCTGTTTAAGGAGTTCCTCACGTCCATCTGTTCGATAATATTCAACCCGGCGTACGGCATTTTCGAGGAATCTCAGTTCGACGGGTCCATGGCGCCGTCACCGAACTCCGCCATGTTCCATGAAGGCCATCTGAGCGTCTTCAATTTCGTGGGCAAGGTAATTGGCAAGGCGTTGTACGAGCACATCCTGATTGAACCGGTGCTCTCGCGTCTGTTGCTTAACTTCATTCTCAAGAAGAGGAACACGCTGAACGACCTGCGTTTCGTTGACCCTGAGTTGTACAGGAACCTTGTGAGGATGCGCAAGATGACAAGCCAAGAAATCGAAAGCATGGGACTCACGTTCACCACAACCATCTCGTCCCTGGGAAACTCCTCGCCGGTGGAGATCATGAAGGGCGGAAGCGATatggtggtgaccaaggaaAACCTTAACCTGTTCCTTTTCATGCTTGCGGACTTCAAGTGCAACACTATGATCGAAAAGCAGTCATCTGCGTTTTTGCAGGGTATTAGCAGCGTTATCCCGCTGGATTGGCTGCGTATGTTCTCCTACTCCGAGCTGGTCTACCTCATGTCGGGGTCGTCGGAGGCCATCAACCTCGCCGACATGCGTGCGAACACCACCTACTCAGCGGGGTACACGGAAACCTCGGAGGTGATTGTCTGGTTCTGGGAAATAATG GACGAGTTCGACGATGATCAACGACGCATGTTCCTGTGGTTCGTGACGTGTTGCAAGCGCGGGCCACTGATGGGTTTCGGGCAGCTGCAGCCTCCGTTCTGCATCACGCGGGACCGCAACACGGACAACCTGCCCACCGCATCCACGTGCATAAACTTGCTCAAGCTCCCAGAGTATGAGAGCAAAGAGGTGCTCCGCGCGAAGCTGTTGGACGCCATGACAATGTCCAAGGGATTTGGCTTCGCCTGA
- a CDS encoding translation initiation factor E4, putative: MAEIAASVSGDAPEGDGAYPHLTFNKRFDDYHRLSNLFETCNIDVTAPLPLKNKWVIWEQIVKNHDQRHNTDYKCHTRPLVSFDSVQSFWNLWFSIPQPSELSTSQRLYRECTDGSQHIVDAIMIFRDGIEPMWEDTMNKDGGHFDYRFKPGEVGQFVVDEFWNNIILGLIGGDMPHAHLINGVRLVDKLATRFPVVRIEVWFQNLGEDNDATQLMKSIGNCMARRLDGTIGNVPKGDLKWH; this comes from the exons ATGGCCGAGATAGCCGCCTCTGTGTCCGGCGACGCGCCTGAAGGCGACGGAGCCTACCCTCACCTGACGTTTAATAAGAGGTTCGATGACTACCATCGCTTGTCGAACCTATTTGAAACC TGCAACATCGATGTCACGGCTCCGCTGCCTTTGAAGAACAAATGGGTCATTTGGGAGCAGATCGTAAAGAACCACGACCAGCGCCACAACACGGACTACAAGTGCCACACCAGGCCCCTGGTGTCGTTCGACTCAGTACAG AGTTTCTGGAACCTGTGGTTCAGCATCCCGCAACCCAGCGAGCTCTCCACGTCACAGCGCCTTTACAGGGAGTGCACCGACGGCTCCCAGCACATTGTGGACGCCATTATGATATTCAG GGATGGCATCGAGCCCATGTGGGAGGACACCATGAACAAGGATGGCGGCCACTTCGACTACCGCTTCAAGCCCGGCGAGGTGGGCCAATTTGTCGTCGACGAGTTCTGGAATAACATCATCCTGGGTTTGATAGGTGGCGATATGCCCCATGCGCATCTGATAAACGGCGTGCGTCTG GTGGACAAGCTGGCAAcgcgcttcccggtggtgcGTATCGAAGTCTGGTTCCAGAACTTAGGAGAAGACAACGATGCGACGCAGCTGATGAAATCCATCGGTAATTGCATGGCACGCCGTCTG GACGGCACTATCGGCAACGTGCCGAAGGGCGATTTGAAGTGGCACTGA
- a CDS encoding ABC transporter family protein, putative, with the protein MGKCPVTGHGKSMEDDDAFRVNVEEDVKRATAKDVIALMQPFYWPGNPGDSAHKVFMLRLFVILAIVSLFFGKACNLLAPYYMGQVITALGKGDKSLALKDLLLMAILFLGGTTFDETRNLLFSYVQCQGLTTLALKFYSHLHTMDYQWFVETKSGQMIRCMTRGLESMRELTRFGVLLMVPTMLEAVSVCVLFAVYFREVWLVVTLVVGLTLYIVVTILTTNWRNKTRAAEAQRDDEMHNVANDGMNNFETVKYYTNESHEVAQYTSVVRKHQRCQWLVLSSLSMLNMSQEVMKQATIGLCLLFGVLAASSGRMSIGDVVSIQTYLFYLYRPLYMLGTMYAMICRAMAGIQSAANMMQCKPAVVDREDAVTLDLDVTSSSDVPMIEFKDVSFSFPERRGTQPKVVLRNISFSVPKGHSLAIVGPTGTGKTTLSLLLCRLYDRTSGQILVNGMDVTAVTQESLRRNIGVVSQNTAMFHATLRDNIRYAKLDATDEEVYEALRRASFLDRVMAMPDRLDTVVGEKGMRLSGGEKQRVSIARCFLKDPPIIVLDEATSALDSKTESEIQSTLRLLFHNRTVLTIAHRLSTTVDCDCIMYMENGEVKELGSHGGTSPCGKPISKMSALHNLVQSDNHNGLERVLEGALRIRRRSDPYATVLLPDFVDKRDSHGRTALHLAAHKGRVACVRLLLRYGASAQANARDSTTALHFASQNGHHEVVRELLRAGARVNPKTSTAWMTPLHLALSKGYAELAAELIERGAVQKHNAKGKLPFDLATEPTLSRLQELLGTERFESLRDNVTDTPKEVKPPVPFYNRKKKQKAPPAEAKTDAKPDTSADAQDEANPA; encoded by the exons ATGGGGAAGTGTCCTGTTACCGGCCACGGCAAGTCGATGGAAGACGACGATGCCTTCCGGGTCAACGTCGAGGAAGATGTCAAGAGGGCCACGGCGAAGGATGTCATTGCG TTGATGCAACCGTTCTACTGGCCCGGAAACCCCGGCGACAGCGCGCACAAGGTGTTCATGCTGCGGTTGTTCGTCATCCTGGCGATCGTCTCGCTGTTCTTCGGCAAGGCCTGCAACCTGCTGGCGCCATACTACATGGGCCAGGTGATCACCGCGTTGGGCAAGGGCGACAAGTCGTTAGCGCTTAAGGATCTGCTGCTGATGGCGATCCTCTTCCTGGGCGGCACCACCTTCGACGAGACGAGAAACCTGTTATTCAGCTAC GTGCAGTGCCAGGGGCTGACCACTCTGGCCCTGAAGTTCTACAGCCACCTGCACACGATGGACTACCAGTGGTTTGTGGAGACCAAGAGCGGGCAGATGATCCGCTGCATGACCCGTGGCCTCGAGTCGATGCGCGAATTGACTCGCTTCGGCGTGCTGCTCATGGTGCCAACGATGTTGGAGGCGGTGTCCGTCTGCGTGCTCTTCGCCGTCTACTTCCGGGAGGTGTGGCTGGTGGTGACGCTGGTGGTCGGGTTGACCCTGTACATCGTTGTGACCATCCTGACCACCAACTGGCGCAACAAGACCCGTGCAGCGGAGGCGCAGAGGGACGACGAAATGCACAACGTGGCGAACGACGGCATGAACAACTTCGAGACCGTGAAGTACTACACCAACGAGTCACACGAGGTCGCGCAGTACACCTCAGTCGTGCGCAAGCACCAGAGGTGCCAGTGGCTCGTGCTCTCCAGCCTGAGCATGCTGAACATGTCGCAGGAGGTGATGAAGCAAGCGACCATCGGCCTGTGCCTGCTCTTCGGAGTGCTGGCCGCGTCCAGCGGCCGCATGAGCATTGGAGACGTCGTGTCGATCCAGACCTATCTCTTCTACCTCTACCGCCCGCTGTACATGCTGGGCACCATGTACGCCATGATCTGCCGTGCGATGGCCGGCATCCAGAGTGCCGCCAACATGATGCAGTGCAAGCCCGCCGTAGTGGACCGCGAGGACGCCGTCACGCTCGATCTGGACGTGACCAGCTCTAGCGACGTGCCGATGATCGAGTTCAAGGACGTGTCCTTCAGTTTCCCCGAGCGCCGGGGAACGCAGCCCAAGGTGGTTCTGCGCAACATCAGCTTCTCGGTGCCCAAGGGGCACTCGCTGGCCATCGTCGGCCCGACTGGCACCGGCAAGACCACCCTGAGCCTGCTGCTGTGCCGCCTCTACGACCGCACCAGCGGCCAGATTCTGGTCAACGGCATGGACGTCACGGCGGTGACCCAGGAGAGCCTGCGCCGCAACATCGGCGTGGTGTCGCAGAACACCGCGATGTTCCACGCCACGCTGCGCGACAACATCCGATACGCCAAGCTCGACGCCACGGACGAGGAGGTATACGAGGCGCTCCGTCGCGCGAGCTTCCTGGACCGCGTCATGGCGATGCCGGACAGGCTCGACACCGTGGTGGGAGAGAAGGGCATGCGCCTCTCCGGCGGCGAGAAGCAGCGCGTCAGCATCGCGCGCTGCTTCCTCAAGGACCCGCCGATCATCGTATTGGACGAGGCCACCAGTGCGCTGGACTCCAAGACAGAGTCTGAGATCCAGTCCACCCTGCGGCTGCTGTTCCACAACCGCACGGTGCTCACCATCGCCCACCGACTGAGCACCACCGTCGACTGCGACTGCATCATGTACATGGAGAACGGCGAGGTCAAGGAGCTGGGCTCGCAC GGGGGTACAAGTCCCTGTGGGAAGCCCA TAAGTAAAATGTCCGCTTTGCACAACCTCGTGCAATCCGACAACCATAACGGCCTGGAGCGCGTGCTCGAGGGCGCGCTTCGCATACGGCGCCGCTCCGACCCCTACGCGACGGTGCTGCTTCCGGACTTCGTAGACAAGCGCGATTCGCACGGAAG GACGGCGCTGCATCTGGCAGCCCATAAGG GCCGCGTCGCTTGCGTCCGACTGCTGCTGCGCTACGGCGCCTCGGCGCAGGCCAACGCGCGGGATTCCACCACGGCTCTGCACTTTGCATCGCAAAACGGGCACCACGAGGTCGTTCGCGAG CTATTGCGAGCAGGCGCACGTGTCAACCCTAAAACGTCTACGGCCTGGATGACACCT CTGCATCTCGCGCTGTCTAAAGGTTACGCCGAGCTCGCCGCGGAACTCATCGAACGCG GCGCCGTGCAAAAACACAACGCGAAGGGAAAGCTTCCGTTCGACCTAGCGACGGAGCCCACCCTGTCCCGCTTGCAAGAGCTGCTCGGCACGGAGCGTTTCGAAAGCCTGCGAGACAACGTCACGGACACCCCAAAAGAGGTTAAGCCGCCAGTACCCTTCTACAATCGCAAGAAAAAACAAAAGGCGCCTCCCGCAGAGGCGAAAACCGACGCGAAACCTGACACATCAGCGGATGCCCAGGACGAAGCGAATCCAGCGTAG